The genomic region ATTTGAAACAGGAAGTTGTAAAAGGAAACTTTAGAGAAGATTTGTATTATCGTGTTATTGGACTTCCTATTGAATTGCCGCCTTTGCGGGATAGAAAAAATGATGTTTTACTATTGGCAAAACACTTTATCGATCTGTTTACAAAAGAAAACAAAATGAAAACAATAGGATTAACAAAGGGTGCGCAGGAAAAATTATTAAAGTATCCGTTTCCGGGTAATGTCCGGGAATTAAAATCAGTTATAGATCTGGCTTGTGTTATGTGTGATGATCAACAAATTTCAGAAGAAAACCTGATGTTTAACAGTTTAAGAGAAACGGATTTCTTTTTATCGGAATCCAAAACACTCAAAGAGTATACTTCGGAAATCATTATGTACTTTCTAAAGCAAAATAAAAACGATGTCTTAAAAACGGCAAAACAATTAGATATCGGAAAATCGACAATATATAATTTAATTCAATCGGTTCAACTAAAAAATATAGCGTTATGAAAATAGCTTCTTTATTGTTTGAGAATAATTCCTTTTGTAAAGAAGTGAACACTGACGGACTAGTATATGAAGATGCAGAACTGGTTATTGGTTTTGGTTTAAGGGAATTGGTAACGAATCCATCTAATTTTATAAAAATACGGGATACGTTTCCAAACGCTAAACTGGTTTTGTGTTCGTCGGCTGGAGAAATCTACCATGATACTGTTTTTAACAATACAATCTCATTAGTTGCTCTTACCTTTTCAACGACGGCTGTAAAAACATTCGAAGTCAACAGTAAAGCTTTTAGTTCCAGTTATGATGCCGGTGTTGCACTAATCAAAAAGTTTTCCGGGGACAATTTGAAACTGGTGATGATTTTTTCGGATGGCGGGATCGTTAACGGAAGTGAGTTAGTAAAAGGAATCAACGCTTTTAAAGGGGAAAATGTACTTATTACCGGTGGTTTGGCTGGTGATGGTGCCGATTTTAACGAAACGGTGGTAGGATTAGACCAGCTTCCGAAGTCGGGTACTATTGTAGGTATCGGTTTTTATGGTGATCAACTGCAGGTGTCCCATGGTTCGATGGGAGGATGGGAAAGTTTTGGC from Flavobacterium sp. WV_118_3 harbors:
- a CDS encoding FIST N-terminal domain-containing protein codes for the protein MKIASLLFENNSFCKEVNTDGLVYEDAELVIGFGLRELVTNPSNFIKIRDTFPNAKLVLCSSAGEIYHDTVFNNTISLVALTFSTTAVKTFEVNSKAFSSSYDAGVALIKKFSGDNLKLVMIFSDGGIVNGSELVKGINAFKGENVLITGGLAGDGADFNETVVGLDQLPKSGTIVGIGFYGDQLQVSHGSMGGWESFGLERTVTKADGNVLYQIDEKNVLELYKSYLGKYTEKLPASALLFPLSIQTGNESKPIVRTILSIDEDNQSMIFAGDIPIGSKVRFMRSNFDRLIDAASQAASACLEMNNFKPKLALLISCVGRKLVLDTRTEEEIEAVSEILGEGTILSGFYSYGEISPLKPWEDCVLHNQTMTITCLSEID